From the Aphis gossypii isolate Hap1 unplaced genomic scaffold, ASM2018417v2 Contig00341, whole genome shotgun sequence genome, one window contains:
- the LOC126553843 gene encoding uncharacterized protein LOC126553843, translated as MNGDSFYEWFCGILPLLDDNSIIEMDNASYHSVKLDPAPTMAWQKHKIIQWLEDKNVVVDTKMVKLELMQKVKEIRTTENMVGGKNHVKQNNITFKLNDKRQLLIDGVQRVTPEMWANFTKHTISEEDKMWDIESITDEMLDELAPTSQHVLTITGETSTDSSD; from the exons TTATGAATGGTTTTGTGGAATTTTACCTCTGTTGGACGATAATTCCATAATTGAAATGGATAATGCGTCGTACCATTCGGTCAAGCTGGATCCCGCGCCAACAATGGCTTGGCAGAAACATAAAATCATTCAATGGTTGGaggataaaaatgttgtagttGACACGAAAATGGTGAAACTAGAATTAATGCAAAAGGTCAAAGAGATTCGAACCACTGAAAA CATGGTCGGTGGTAAAAATCATGTGAAgcagaataatattacattcaaattaaacGATAAACGTCAATTGCTGATCGATGGAGTTCAACGAGTTACTCCGGAAATGTGGGccaattttacaaaacatacaATTAGCGAAGAGGATAAAATGTGGGATATTGAGTCCATTACCGATGAAATGCTTGATGAACTAGCTCCAACATCTCAACATGTTCTAACCATCACAGGAGAAACAAGTACTGATTCCTcagattga